CCTGTCATTTTGACAAAATTTAGTAACTTTCTCAATTCATGCTTATAATCTTTTAACTTAAAACCTGGTTATTCAAGataaatatttctctattttcttctgGGCTTGTAACCAAGGTGCTGGAAATGAAAGTTGTGTAGTCACAGGAAAGGTCCAGATATGTCAGTCCAGAATTTACTCTATGGTgggtggaaaataaaaagtctttGCACTTGGATTTGGGTTTTGAAGTGTTAGTCACAGCCGTGCCAGGCCCCACGCCTCTGCCGCTGGGAGTTTCACCCCATCCATGGGTGAAGAGGATCCCGTGAAACCAGGAAGAGCACCCATTAAGGATAATCACTGTGGGCTGGAGGAAAGGGGGAGATGCTTGGCCGATGAGTCAGGAAAGCTGCATTTCGAAATCCTGCCTGCATCATCCttcccaggcaggcagagctcctGGGAGCCGGCTTCGAAACGTGGGGAATGAGATCCCTGGATGTGGGCAGGGCCCGAGTGTGGCTGTGGGTAGCAgggtgtctgtgctgcaggctTGAGGGAATGGGAGCTGAAGGATCTGGGAGGGAAAGGAGTGGCCTGTGAAAGAGCGGGCACAGAAAATTACATGATGGATGCAATTCCTGTTCCTGGGTTTTCTCACAATCAAACAAAACTGGtggctgaagaaataaaaggagcACTTCAGATTTGTACTTTTTTATGGGTGTGAATGAAAACCATGGCACAGCGTGGttaaatcaaataaaaaggTGAACTGAGCTCTTCGTTTCCAGAAAGACAGACATCCGGGTTGGAGTGCTTAGCGCTTAGCTGGGGTCACAGAAGCAAACcaaaggaggggagagaagggaattCAGCGTGAATAAATGTTACTCTGCAGGTTTCCCACAGAACTTTCATATGTTAAGCAATGCTTCTTCCTACTTCTGAATATACTTGAGTTGCTAATAAAGACAAACAGCCCGGAAATGtcttgaaaagcttttcttagGGATATGTAAGCAGGTACCAGCCTTGCTTCAGTTGAAAGTACCTTTAAAAGATGGAATTGAGAGAAAACCTGAAAGTGGCAGATTTGTTCCCTCGTGTTTATAACAGTTTTTGACCCCTTTTGTCCCTTccagactgcagctggcaagTTAAAGCAAACGATCAGCGCTTCTATGACCAGCCGGGCTTCAAGAGAACAATCTTCCTGTGcttcaagaaaagcaaatacGCGGTAAATTGTCTTATCCCAATGAGGTGCTAATTGTCGGGTGAATGTTTCCTTAATCCCCGTAAGATCTTTGGAACGGCTGGTGAGTGGTGTAAAAGCCACCGTTCACAATTCCTCAGTGTTTCCAGCAGAGGTGGGGGGGAGAATAACTGGGTTGGGGTTTTGGAATGGAAAATCAAGGTATAAAGAGACGTATTTAAGGTGAGATGGAGAATTAGGATCTTAAAAATATGCACTGTACATTTGTGTTGGAAGGAGAAGCTCTGCTGTGTGACTTATGTTTGGATTTCTCCCACAGGGAAATGCAATTAAGACATACAAGTACAACCCCATCACTTTTTTACCTCTGAATCTGTTTGAACAGTTTAAGAGAGCAGCCAACTTCTATTTCCTTGTTCTTCTCATATTGCAGGTAAGCAAGATGGAGAATACTCACTGTGAAGGGAATTCGAGCTCAATATATTATGACACAATTCAGTGCTGTCCTGTCAGGGAATTGAGGGGCACTGTCTGAACTGCTGCAGAGATCAAACCCATCATAACAGAAACCTGCAACAAATATGGATTAGCTGGGATGAGCTATGGCAGAGTTCTGGGATGAGCAAGTTGCACAGTATTAGAATGAACTCGTTATAGAGCTCATGAATTTCATGAGGAAAAGATGTTTCTTGAGTTCATGTCATAAATCAGAAACACCAACGTAATATATGAGCCAGTGCAATTGTTAAAGGGAAGCTGATTCCAAGGTAGGGTAACAGCCAAACTCTTCCCACAGAATTTTGTTCATATTCACAACCTGACGTAAAATTCTCTCTgatatgttgttttttttctctagtcaGATCACTTTGAAATATCCCTGAATTAAGTTTGATTGATGATCCTGTACTGAACTGATTTTATTGGTCTTTTGTAGTCGATTCCCCAAATAACTACCTTGTCATGGTACACAACACTGGTGCCCTTGCTCTTGGTGCTGGGAATAACTGCAGTCAAAGACCTGGCAGATGACATTGTAAGAACCATGTTCTGTtaatataaaaagcaaaacccaccCAGTGTAGCTCATTTCTcctgacacagagcagggagtACATTCTTTGCTCCGGTTTCAGGCTCGTCACAGGATGGACAATGAGGTCAATAACAGGAAATGTGATGTCATCAAGGATGGAAGGTTTGTGTGTTCCCCCCTGAGCTCTGTAAGTGATGATCGTTGCCCTGTTGCTAAGCTTTGTCACAGCTCTGAAGCTGTAGATGATAGGAAAGGTTCAGCTCTGTTCTCCACTGCCTACCTGAAAATCTAACTGAAGCTGGAAGAGAATTGCTTAAAGGAGTAATTTAAAGTTACTTCTCTGGCACTAAATCTGTGCTAAGAGCAACTTCTTTGGAGAGAAGGACAGGAATTCATAACTAGGTGAAGTGGGAAAAGAAGAGGTAGGTTGACTCCTGAGCTGTACACCCTCAACTAAATTGCAGTTTCCCAAAAGCAAACCCACAGCATACCAAGAAGccagtttttttctcctaaggGAAGTTTGGTATTTTAAGGTTTATACAGTGCATAGTGTTCTAGATTAAAGAGTAATAATTATTAAACTATCTTGATATTAGgttcaaaaccacaaaatggAAAGATATTAAAGTTGGTGATATCATTCgtctgaagaaaaatactttcgTTCCTGTAAGTGCTTCAGATATATTTGTTTTATGTTTCTAGAGACTTCTGTAGGAATCTTGACCTGGCTTTCTTTGATgtctatttatttgttttctagGCTGATATTTTGCTGCTGTCCAGCTCAGAACCAAACAGTCTGTGCTACGTGGAGACAGCTGAATTGGATGGGTAAGGTTCTACTTAAGCATGTCTTTGAGTTAATTTGGGCTGACTAGGAAAAGAGCAAGGATTGTGTACGTCAGAGTCTGCTTGTTAAGCCACACCTGGGGAACTGTATTCAGCTCCTGATTCCCACAATTCAAGAATCATTAAAAATTGTCCACTGGAGTGCTACAGACACATCAAAACTGTTGGAGAATGTGACACAGGAAGAAAGGGGGAAGgacatggatttatttttcactttagtataggttgtccagagaagtaGTGGTACCTTAAGttaattgtttttaaacttctctCCTGTATCCATGGTTTTAATAAAATCacctttttatcctttcttcGTAGTGAGACTAACTTAAAATTCAAAATGGCCCTAGAGGTGACACACAGACACCTTCAGGAAGAAAGTGCCTTGGCAGACTTTGATGGTTGGTACAGTTCTACACCTAACGCTCTTAAAACATAGCTCAAATTGTTTGCAAGTCAATAAAAGTAAAGCTACTTCTATAGTGGGTACAAATCAATGCATTTGGATTTAACTTGTACATTAAACACATTCTCCTTTAAATTTTCTAGGTCTGGTTGAATGTGAAGAACCCAATAACCGGCTGGATAAGTTTACAGGAACATTATCCTGGAGAGACTCAAATTATTCCCTTGATGCTGACAAGATTTTGTTGCGTGGCTGTAAGATCAGGAATACGGACTTCTGCCATGGAATGGTCATATTTGCAGGTGTGTAATATTTCTGCACTAAAAGCACACCTGTAGAGTGAAAAAGAATCTTCATCCTATAGACATCAACTGTATTTCATGTCCCACTTCGGTAAAACTGTAATACCGACGTGTTTGCTTATTCtatctttcccttttttaaatttttcactctttatttttaggtgctgacacaaaaataatgaaaaatagtgGAAAGACAAgatttaaaaggacaaaaattgACTCCCTTATGAACTACATGGTTTATACTGTAAgcctttttgtttaaaattcacattttaagtGAAGAGCGAATGAAAAGTTAGGCAGCTTcttcctgtgtgtgtgtgataaaTATGTTTCAACATGTTCTGGCCTGCTGAGCTGGGATGGAGTAGGAGGAAATCTAAAAGGTGCCTTTGTGGGAAAGGTTTGCTTCATTTCTCCTCACAAATATCTGTCATATTCCATTTGGAACATGGGGATTGGGATTTAAGTCAAGCAAATGTTTCTGAAGTGTGAGAGGCCTCTCTGTGCCCTGTAGATCATCGTGGTCCTTATCCTTCTGTCGGCTGGGCTGGCCATCGGACACACCTACTGGGAGCAGCAGATTGGAAACTCCTCCTGGTACCTCTACGACGCACAGGACTTAAGCCCTGCCTACCGGGGCTTCCTCAACTTCTGGGGATACATCATTGTCCTCAACACCATGGTTCCCATTTCCCTCTATGTCAGGTAGGGCAATACCTGAGGAGGTGTCATTATGTGGAActgtgagctgcagctgggagtgAGAACATTCCTCCTCTTTCATTTAGTGTGGAAGTGATTCGCTTTGGCCAAAGCTATTTCATCAACTGGGACCTGCAGATGTACTACGCTGAGAAGGACACGGCTGCCAAGGCCAGGACCACCACGCTGAATGAGCAGCTGGGGCAGATCCAGTACATCTTCTCTGACAAGACTGGAACCCTTACACAGAACATCATGACCTTTAAAAAGTGTTGCATAAATGGGCAAAGATACGGTAAGTCTGTGCAAAGCCTGTgcaaagaaggaggaggagaaatttTAATGCCTGTCGGAGATCAGGTGCATACAAGTTCTCTTAGTTCCAACTGAACTTCCGCAATTCAGACCTGGCACATAGGGTTGAATTGTTGGGGTTTTCCCACTTACAAAGTGGAAATTGAGGAACTTTAGTGGGAACTTCccagttttcagaaaaactgaaaatcagtAATTTGCACAATTTTTGgtgcaaattattttattatttatttatttttattatttatttaatatttatttattattattttttactttcactAGAAATGCTTTGGGGACAAAGTCTAGAAACAGACAAGGAGATTTTAGTAAGAGCAGCAgtttgtccttttcctttccttccagtcCTAGTTCCATACATGTTCTAGATACGTTTTACTTTGTGGTGAAAGCTTTGTTGTGCCTGGTCCCCCTGACTGTGGGTGCTTGCCTTGCAGGAGACTGCCGGGATGCAGCGGGGCAGCTCCAGAGCCACCCCGAGGTAAGTTCATCCGAGCCACCGCTGCATCCCAGTCTGTGGAATGGGAACATTCCCTCGCCAAGGTGCGGAGAGATGCAAGTGGGAACAAAGCAATGGCACCTATGGTAACTCTAACTCTCTCCCCCTGTTTTCTAAGCAGCAAGTAGATTTCAGCTGGAATGTGTACGCAGATGGAAAGTTCTTGTTCTGTGATCACTATCTGATAGAGCAAATAAAGTCTGGAAAGGAGCCAGAAATCCAGAAgttcttttttctgcttgctaTTTGTCACACAGTCATGGCTGACACTTCTGATGGTGAGTATTGTTTTCCCTGTGTAGCAGGAAACAGTAATTCAAAACCAGTTCCACAAGGGAGAGATCCACAACTAATGCTGATCCCATAAGGGAGGAGTGTTAGGCTGCccttttaaatgaaacaaaactaaatgCAGAGGTAATCAGCTATTGAATTCATGGATATGAAACAGAGGGTTGGAAGATTCGATTAAAACACGGAATATTAATATTGCTTTACTCCCATCTCTGTAAAATCTCTGTGAAACCAACAGTGTCCTGTCCTTTCTTGCTCCTAatgtttttggggttgtttCCACTCATTGCATTGGTGTCTCTGGCCAAGGATTTGTCTTTTGGATcttcttttgaaaatacttaaatgACTGGACTAAGAAATTACGATATTGAGGCAGAAAACGCGGAGTTTTTGCTTTAATCCGTGGAGGGAAGCAGGCTGAGGACTGATCCTGTTTGGGAAGTACATGTAACAGAATGGGGGGGTCCATGGTCCCTGCTCTTTGTGTGCACTGCTGTCgggtgctgcagcagtgtccAGCTGTTTCCTCAGGTGTGTCCTGGCTGCAATCCTACAGGTCAGCTCAATTACCAGGCAGCTTCCCCGGACGAGGGGGCCCTGGTGACGGCCGCCCGGAACTTCGGGTACGTTTTCCTCTCCCGAACACAGAACACCATCACGATAAGTGAGATGGGGGTCAAGAGGACCTACGATGTCCTGGCCATACTGGATTTCAACAGCGACAGGAAGCGGATGTCTGTCATTGGTAAGCTGATTGCCACCAGCCTGCATGGAGAAAGTCACTTGTATTTCAGGGGTGAAAAGGGACGTGCAAGGGAAGCTGGAGTCAAGAACTAacagctgtgtgacagtccTGGGACGCACTTGAGTCCACTGAAGAAGAAATGCCATCTTGTACTTTTGGTACTTGGCAGTTGGCTGAAAAATCCAATCTGAAATTACTCCTTTATGTAAGTGTGCCACCTCTGCTGTTTCCCTCCACAGTAAGAGAATCTGGTGGCAATATCAGGCTGTATTGCAAAGGGGCTGATACGGTGATTTACGAGAGGCTGCACCCCAGGAATCCAAAGAGAGAAGCCACAGAAGAAGCACTTGATGTATGTTTGTATTTTGtatgctgtttttaaaacaaaaatgatttatttctgACAATAGTgttattaatttccttttcctaagCTATTAACACAAATGAAAACCTGCAGTTGGTTCTGAAAGTTGGACTTGTTCTGTCACACTTGTCAAATGCTCATGCTCTTACTCTCATGTTTGGATTGCAAATGAAGAGTTTTCTTTTGTGGGTATGTGTGGTTTTAATGATTTTTCAGGTCTTTGCAAATGAAACTCTCAGGACACTCTGCCTGTGCTATAGAGACATAAGCCAGGATGAATTTGAAGTGTGGAATAAAAAGTTTGTGGAGGCCAGTTTAGCTACAAGTCACCGAGATGAAGCTCTGGACAAAGTGTAtgaggaaatagaaaaaaacttGATTGTAAGGAGCTGTACATTTTTAGTACATTTCAATTCTTATATTGAAAGAAACATATTTCAATGCTACTAACCACCTGTATTTCAAATCCCTTCCAGCTGCTTGGTGCAACGGCTATTGAAGACAAACTACAGGATGGAGTTCCAGAAACTATCTCCAGACTCTCCAAAGCAGACATTAAAATCTGGGTGCTTACTGGTGACAAAAAAGGTGGGGTTGCTTACAGCCAAACAGCtaaaaacaggattttttttcatgttcgTCTACACTGTGGTATTGAAAGGGAATTCTCATACTGAAATGTAAATTGAAAATTACTTAAGAGCACTTGAGGTGCTTCTAGCTGCTCCCAACAATTACTTGTGACAGAACTTTCAGTAAATACCttcttctcttaattttttttgtagaaactgctgaaaatatTGGATTTTCTTGTGAACTCTTAACAGAGGAAACAGCCATCTGCTATGGAGAAGAGACTAGGCAAGTGAAAACACAGAGGAGTTcattttcaggattttcagTCTGAGACTGACCTAGCTTAAAGTTTATCTTTGACTTTTCTGTAATAGTTTCCCCCTCTCTTCCAGTGCTCTCCTTCAAACGAGGCTGGAAAACCAGAGGAACAGGGCTGGATCCAGTCCACATTCCTCTCTCAGAATGAACGAGCCCTTCTTCCAGGGCAGCAGAGATCGGGCTCTGATCATCACTGGCTCCTGGCTGGTATGTACAAAGGCTGTTCTCCTGAGTGTTTGAGATTTTGGGGCACCACCAGGATACAGTGTCCCTCACTGAGGACTCTGTTCCATTGTCTGCACGAGCAGTTCATTAAAATGCCAGAAATGGATGCTGGGAGCATAATGACCTCAGGTGTGTTGTTAGGCAGTGCCTGGAGTAGGACTGGAAATGGTGCAGAAGGGAACATAgtaagttttttttccccccacagaaTGAAATcctgctggagaagaaaaagaagaaaaagaaacttaaacTGAAATTCCCCAGaacagcagaagagaagaaaaagcaaactgagaaaaggagaagggcagaggcctacaaggagcagcagcagaagaactTTGTGGATCTGGCCTGTGAGTGCAGGGCTGTGATCTGCTGCCGCGTGACGCCCAAGCAGAAGGCCATGGTGGTGGAACTGGTGAAGAAGTACAAGAAGGCCATCACCCTGGCCATCGGGGACGGGGCCAATGACGTGAACATGATCAAAAGTAAGGCAGCTATGGAGCTCTCTCGCTAGGACAGATCTCCTCTGGCCTACTCCTGCGGTCTCTCCACTGTCCCTCTCTGTCAGAAGACTCTTCCATCTGCTTTGCTGCCATGGGGCTTTTAGCTTCTGTGCCTGTTTCCCTTTCTGAGGAAGAACTTTAGGAAATGGTTAGTGGTTTTTCtgatctattttatttttttccgTAGACATTCCCTGAGCAGGGACTCAAATCCTGTCTGTTCTCATGCTGTGCGTTACAGAAGTGTAATATAAAGACCAAAGCAGTAGCTTGGCTGCCCCTTGCCTGGTGGCATTATCCATCCTGGATGGTACCTGCTACTCTTTGAACAGCTTCCCAAGAGATCCCAGTGAGAAAAAACCATCTGGGATAGGGTTTATGTCATGAGGGTGTTTGTAAACTGCCTGGCCAGTTTGTTTAGGACTTTACTTACTCTGTCTCACCGCTTGGTTCTCCTTTGGTCGAATTTCCCAGGTGCATTCTGACAGAACAAGCACTGAGAGAGAATCCAGGTGACATAGAGATGTGGCCCCAGTCATGTTCCTGTCCCTTTGTCCAACCTAGTGTGTGGTGTTTGTCTCCTTCACCCAGCTGCCCACATTGGAGTTGGGATCAGTGGCCAGGAGGGGATGCAGGCTGTCATGTCCAGTGACTACTCCTTCGGACAGTTCCGCTACCTCCAGCGGCTGCTGCTGGTCCATGGGCGCTGGTCGTACATCAGGATGTGCAAGTTTCTGAGATACTTCTTCTACAAAAACTTTGCTTTCACACTAGTCCACATCTGGTACTCGTTCTTCAATGGCTTCTCTGCCCAGGTAGGAAGGTGTGCTTGTGTGGGATAACAACAAGCAGATGCTTTTGTAACTGTGGAACAGCAAAGGCTTAACCTGCAAAGTGTCAGGAACGTGAAGTTGTCACCAGTGATTCCTGCAGGAGGATGTGATGAGCACTGAGCAAGTTAGTTACAAGCAGTTGGGTTTGATTCCAGAGCACTAGAGTCAGGATTGTGGTTGTATGGGGAGGAAGGTTTGGAAGGAGTGGGGCAGCTTCTCACAGACTAAAGAGTTTCAGCAGAGCCTTGAGCCaaggtgctgctgcctttgggTGAACACCAAGACAGGGAACTTAGAGCTGTAGTAGAGCACATGTGAGTTTTCTCAGGAACTGGAGGGGAAGGatgtaataaaatgaaatcactAAGTCCTGCAATTCCCCCTCTGTTGCAGACAGCCTATGAGGACTGGTTCATCACGCTGTACAACGTGCTGTATTCCAGTCTCCCGGTCCTGCTTGTCGGCTTGCTCGACCAGGTATCCCCACGTTGTTAAAACAGATGAATCCAAAGGCATCTACCACCAGGTCTTTAAATTACACTGGTTGCCTTGTCCATGAAACAAGAGGGGCTTGGTTTTGTGGCTTTTAAGAATGCTTTCCTTTTGCGCTACTCTGTGCACATCACTGCTattggaaagagaaagggatCTGCCATTCCCGTTGGGACACTGTATAGTTCAGCTTCTCACTATTCAAAGCTCATGTTGAGAATAACAATTCACAACaacttccttttgctttttcctctttattaaGGACGTGAGCGACAAACTGAGCCTTCGGTTCCCCAGACTTTATGTTTTGGGCCAGAGAGATTTACTTTTCAACTACAAGAAGTTCTTTTTAAGTTTGCTCCATGGAGCTGTAACTTCACTGATCATCTTCTTCATCCCATACGGAGCCTACCTTAAATCTATGGGGCAAGATGGAGAAGCCCCTGCAGATTATCAGTCCTTTGCTGTCACAGCAGCATCCTCTCTGATATTTGTCGTCAATTTTCAGGCAAGTAAGCTTGGTTTCCTGAGCTATGGTGCTCTGAGAACActttctgctctctgttctAAATTTCTCTGCTATAAAGGTAACAACATGCAAAAAGTAGTTGACATTATTTGGAATTAATGAACTCATTTggcatttttgtttgcttttagaTTGGCCTGGATACATCTTACTGGACTTTTGTTAATGCTTTTTCAGTATTTGGGAGTATTGCACTTTACTTTGGGATCACATTTGACTTTCACAGTGCTGGAATCCACGTTCTCTTCCCTTCTGGCTTTCAGTTCACAGGTCAGTCCTGGTGGTTTGTGGTTCTCAG
This sequence is a window from Corvus moneduloides isolate bCorMon1 chromosome Z, bCorMon1.pri, whole genome shotgun sequence. Protein-coding genes within it:
- the ATP8B1 gene encoding phospholipid-transporting ATPase IC isoform X2, producing the protein MISERDSETTFEEDSQPNDEVVPYSDDETEDELDGRQPGAEPGLNQTSRDAEESRDPGKKDCSWQVKANDQRFYDQPGFKRTIFLCFKKSKYAGNAIKTYKYNPITFLPLNLFEQFKRAANFYFLVLLILQSIPQITTLSWYTTLVPLLLVLGITAVKDLADDIARHRMDNEVNNRKCDVIKDGRFKTTKWKDIKVGDIIRLKKNTFVPADILLLSSSEPNSLCYVETAELDGETNLKFKMALEVTHRHLQEESALADFDGLVECEEPNNRLDKFTGTLSWRDSNYSLDADKILLRGCKIRNTDFCHGMVIFAGADTKIMKNSGKTRFKRTKIDSLMNYMVYTIIVVLILLSAGLAIGHTYWEQQIGNSSWYLYDAQDLSPAYRGFLNFWGYIIVLNTMVPISLYVSVEVIRFGQSYFINWDLQMYYAEKDTAAKARTTTLNEQLGQIQYIFSDKTGTLTQNIMTFKKCCINGQRYGDCRDAAGQLQSHPEQVDFSWNVYADGKFLFCDHYLIEQIKSGKEPEIQKFFFLLAICHTVMADTSDGQLNYQAASPDEGALVTAARNFGYVFLSRTQNTITISEMGVKRTYDVLAILDFNSDRKRMSVIVRESGGNIRLYCKGADTVIYERLHPRNPKREATEEALDVFANETLRTLCLCYRDISQDEFEVWNKKFVEASLATSHRDEALDKVYEEIEKNLILLGATAIEDKLQDGVPETISRLSKADIKIWVLTGDKKETAENIGFSCELLTEETAICYGEETSALLQTRLENQRNRAGSSPHSSLRMNEPFFQGSRDRALIITGSWLNEILLEKKKKKKKLKLKFPRTAEEKKKQTEKRRRAEAYKEQQQKNFVDLACECRAVICCRVTPKQKAMVVELVKKYKKAITLAIGDGANDVNMIKTAHIGVGISGQEGMQAVMSSDYSFGQFRYLQRLLLVHGRWSYIRMCKFLRYFFYKNFAFTLVHIWYSFFNGFSAQTAYEDWFITLYNVLYSSLPVLLVGLLDQDVSDKLSLRFPRLYVLGQRDLLFNYKKFFLSLLHGAVTSLIIFFIPYGAYLKSMGQDGEAPADYQSFAVTAASSLIFVVNFQIGLDTSYWTFVNAFSVFGSIALYFGITFDFHSAGIHVLFPSGFQFTGTAPNALRQPYLWLTMILSIAICLLPVVAQRFLSMTIWPLESDKIQRNRRKYLLEELQWKRRQSAFRRGVSARRSAYAFSHQRGYADLIASGRSIRKRRAPLDAVLARSGTGSGDTRETS
- the ATP8B1 gene encoding phospholipid-transporting ATPase IC isoform X1, translated to MISERDSETTFEEDSQPNDEVVPYSDDETEDELDGRQPGAEPGLNQTSRDAEESRDPGKKDCSWQVKANDQRFYDQPGFKRTIFLCFKKSKYAGNAIKTYKYNPITFLPLNLFEQFKRAANFYFLVLLILQSIPQITTLSWYTTLVPLLLVLGITAVKDLADDIARHRMDNEVNNRKCDVIKDGRFKTTKWKDIKVGDIIRLKKNTFVPADILLLSSSEPNSLCYVETAELDGETNLKFKMALEVTHRHLQEESALADFDGLVECEEPNNRLDKFTGTLSWRDSNYSLDADKILLRGCKIRNTDFCHGMVIFAGADTKIMKNSGKTRFKRTKIDSLMNYMVYTIIVVLILLSAGLAIGHTYWEQQIGNSSWYLYDAQDLSPAYRGFLNFWGYIIVLNTMVPISLYVSVEVIRFGQSYFINWDLQMYYAEKDTAAKARTTTLNEQLGQIQYIFSDKTGTLTQNIMTFKKCCINGQRYGDCRDAAGQLQSHPEQQVDFSWNVYADGKFLFCDHYLIEQIKSGKEPEIQKFFFLLAICHTVMADTSDGQLNYQAASPDEGALVTAARNFGYVFLSRTQNTITISEMGVKRTYDVLAILDFNSDRKRMSVIVRESGGNIRLYCKGADTVIYERLHPRNPKREATEEALDVFANETLRTLCLCYRDISQDEFEVWNKKFVEASLATSHRDEALDKVYEEIEKNLILLGATAIEDKLQDGVPETISRLSKADIKIWVLTGDKKETAENIGFSCELLTEETAICYGEETSALLQTRLENQRNRAGSSPHSSLRMNEPFFQGSRDRALIITGSWLNEILLEKKKKKKKLKLKFPRTAEEKKKQTEKRRRAEAYKEQQQKNFVDLACECRAVICCRVTPKQKAMVVELVKKYKKAITLAIGDGANDVNMIKTAHIGVGISGQEGMQAVMSSDYSFGQFRYLQRLLLVHGRWSYIRMCKFLRYFFYKNFAFTLVHIWYSFFNGFSAQTAYEDWFITLYNVLYSSLPVLLVGLLDQDVSDKLSLRFPRLYVLGQRDLLFNYKKFFLSLLHGAVTSLIIFFIPYGAYLKSMGQDGEAPADYQSFAVTAASSLIFVVNFQIGLDTSYWTFVNAFSVFGSIALYFGITFDFHSAGIHVLFPSGFQFTGTAPNALRQPYLWLTMILSIAICLLPVVAQRFLSMTIWPLESDKIQRNRRKYLLEELQWKRRQSAFRRGVSARRSAYAFSHQRGYADLIASGRSIRKRRAPLDAVLARSGTGSGDTRETS